The sequence below is a genomic window from Schistocerca gregaria isolate iqSchGreg1 chromosome 5, iqSchGreg1.2, whole genome shotgun sequence.
ttagtttATGTAGCAAGCACTGGAATTTAGAGAGGAAAGGTGTGACTAAAGTCCTTTCAGAAATTCTGTAAATTGAAATTACTAACATATTAAGGTCTTTAAGCTCTACGCAACAACTTTCGAATATGCAGTCTTCATTTAATCGATTAAAATCTGTTTTCACTTCATAGCTtctagaagagtcaagcagtatgcagCAACCTCTGTGAGACTTTTTCTCTCTGCAATAGCAGCTTACAacattgaaattttcaattttatttaaaatacttaTTGTATTAGAgctaagccagtgttcatttaaacaaataatttttatgtttttacattcCGAGAGAATAATTCGTATCTCATCGAGTTTGTAGCTTAGGCTGCTGGAAGATTTAGaatttaagccatttatattccagtgcatcaAATAAGAATTTTTGCTTATTTTAATGGTATTAAGCATACATTTTCATAGACACTCTTTAGCCGTTTTCTTTTCAGCTAACAGGCATTTTTCTCTTACATACCCTCCAGTAAATATTAGTTTCTGTTAGtttaaatgattttacaaacatccACAAACATTTTGCTGAAGGTCATCGATCCTAGTCTGTTTAGGTGCAGTCCATCCTTAACTAGACATTCCTTGCCCAAAAACTTTTTTGAGCTAATCCGTCACAACACTCAATTATTCTTGAATTGATTCAATGGATATAACTGTCACTCACTGGGAGCCAAAGGCtacttgcaatttgtacagaaaccagatggcagttataagagtcgagggacataaaagggaagcagtggttgggaagggagtgagacagggttgtagccactctccgatgttattcaatctgtatattgagcaagcagtaaaggaaacaaaagaaaaattcggagtaggtattaaaatccatggaaaagaaataaaaactttgaggttcgctgatgacattgtaattctgtcacaaacagcaaaggacttggaagagcagctgaacggaatggacagtgtcttgaagggaggatataagatgaacatcaataaaagcaaaacgaggataatggaatgtagtcgaattaagtcgggtgatgctgagggaattagattaggaaatgatacacttaaaagtagtcaaggtgttttgctatttggggagcaaagtaactgatgatgatcgaagtagagaggatataaaatgtagactggcaatggcaaggaaagcgtttctgaagaagagaactttgttaacatcgcgtatagatttaaatgtcaggaagtcgtttctgaaagtatttgtatggagtgtagccatgtatggaagtgaaacatggacgataaatagtttggacaagaagagaatagaagccttcgaaatgtggtgctacagaagaatgctgaagattagatgggtagatcacgtaactaatgaggaagtattgaataggattggggagaagaggagtttgtggcacaacttgacaagaagaagggatcagttgataggacatgttctgaggcatcaagggatcaccaatttagtattggagggcagtgtggagggtaaaaatcgtagagggagaccaagagatgaatacactaaacagattcagaaggatgtaggctgcagtacgtattgggagatgaagaagcttgcacaagatagagtagcatggggagctgcatgaaaccagtctcaagactgaagaccacaataacaacaacaccgaCCTCCTGTTTATGATTCCGCTGGTCACTATCCTGGAAGTGGGGTAAATTATTCTGGCTAATAGGATTATATTTTTTGATTCGTTAATAATTTCCTCTTTGCTGTATCCTCAGAGGGAATTTGTCCCAACATGGATGAAAACGgctttgtaatttttgtttgcttCTTTTTTTGTTTCCTCTAGAATTTGTAACGCTTTTAAAATAGTTACTGAGCTGATGGGACCTAATTCCTGGGCGGACTTCAACTTcacaggttggcactacgacatttTTCAACATGGAGTCGTCAGTTCTGAGAAATTAATTTTCAGGGAACATGGCGTTCTTCCTTGTTTGCATCGATCATTTTTTGGGACTAGCAGTTTTCTTCATGAGTAAGATCCGCATATTCATTTCTAGGTGTCAGTACTTCTGattgtcttgaaaatctcttcgggtttgctgccagatcctaaaatcaacttgactcgatatttcggcgatccaactggtcgccatcttcaggagaatgctgcttgctgatgagtcccgctgagaactaacgcctggctgcaaaacgacgtcctatatagcccaccgtgcagtacacggcgcgtgcgccgcccgtcacagttgctgccctccaagacagggaagggtcgccgcccctggtagaactttgcggcaacgatatatcgcactcatggtcgcaccgaagaacgttcaattttgatgcgggatagtaccggattccacgtcctgctaagagggaacccattgtctctattgattaaattatccgccaacctaatttcaattgcctctttataaacactattccaaaaactggaaatgttggcaactaccaccgttttgtcatatttcatgccgtgtccctcatttaaacagtgttctgctactgccgatttttccggctgttgtagcctcgtatggcgtcggtgttccacacacctgtcatgaactgtgcgaatcgaacgaccaatgtaagttttcccacactgacacggaattttgtatacaccggctttcctaagccccagatcatcttttacagagccaagtagtgccctaatcttagaaggcggtcggaacacacttttgatgttaaaattctttaaaattcgtccaatcttaaacgatatacgtcctgcatagggaagaaaggccaccgatccatgttcctcttcatgcacctccagagatggtccaaactccatagcccgacgaatctgcttctcggagtatccattatccttaaaaacaggcatcaaatgcgcaagttcttgggttaagctgtccgtgtcggaaatggcatatgctctctgtaccaaagtcctgaggacgccactgcaTTGGgagggtggatgacaacttgtagaatgcagataccgatctgtgtgcgtcagctttcggtgaacactgtgtcccaaagtaccatctggtttttttataaaccataacgtctaaaaatggaagcatcccatcactttcgacctccatggtaaatttgatgcggggatgaagacagttgaaatggtccaaaaatctattaagagagtcacgtccatgcggccaaacgaaaaacgtatcatccacgtatctccagaagcacgttggttgcaaagctgaagtctttagtgccatatcctcgaagtcctccataaataaattggcgactataggtgataaaggactacccatagccactccgtcattctgttcaaaaaagttgccgttgaataaaaaatatgtggatgtcagcacatgacgacaaagcttcaccaactcttcatccagtttttcactaatcaaattaagcgactcttctagaggaacttgtgtaaacagagataccacatcaaaactcactaatagatctgaaggactcGACTTCAAAAATttcaatcgactaataaaatccaccgaattggaaatatggtgttcacacttgccaacatatgaacggagaacagatgataaatacttcgccaggttataagtgggtgcacccaaattactaacaattgggcgtagaggaaccccttctttatgaaccttaggcagaccatacaacctaggcggaacggcagcaccaggatgaagtttcttacataaatcgtcggacaacgaactctttttcaacagtgaaagtgtcttgcgtttaatcctttctgtggggtcactagatagttttctgtatgccgggtcgttgagtaataaatccatttttaggacgtaatcatcccgcgtcattacaaccgtggcattccccttgtcagctggtaaaactactacttcatcatcattcctaagggaacgaatggctgctctctgcggaagagatgttatcccgcgatggccgagcccgacgtaatgtgtgggacacttcttgccttattttttctgcttggtcctcgggtaggctgtgtactgcttgttctacagagcataTGAACTCTGTGACAGGAAGACTCTTGGGAGTGGGCGAAAAATTTAAGCCTTTCTCCAACACCGCCAGTGTGGGCCCATCCAATGCCTTGTTAGAAAGATTAACCACAGCGCGCCGACGTTTATCCCCTTCTGATGCTGTAGAACGAGAAAGAAGCCGTTCAAATTTTGAAGATTGTCTGGTAACGGCGCTCTTATGAGCCCAATCCGAAATCGCCCATGTGGAATCATCAACCCACTGCCAAACATCACTTGAGAACTGCGACGACAagttcaaatgtaagtaaaataaatctttggaaacaatATCCAGCTGTCTGCGGGTAAAACGAATGCGTTCTCTTATAAGTGCTAGGCTTGCACGTTCCTTAATCCTATTAGCTCTCTTACtactaataaaatgaacaaatctggcGAAATTAGGAATGATACCTTCGTCAttgcatctcagcaaaaaggcgagtgtactcaacagctttcctttcttcctccgaagtttatctaacttccgtacaagtttcaccatctcctccccgtagaggtacttgatgtgacttcgtaggctttcccggcgtaataagtcttgaaaatctcttcgggtttgctgccggatcctaaaatcaacttgactcgatatttcggcgatccaactggtcgccatcttcaggagaatgctgcttgctgatgagtcccgctgagaactaacgcctggctgcaaaacgacgtcctatatagcccaccgtgcagtacagggcgcgtgcgccgcccgtcacagttgctgccctccaagacagggaaggggcgccgcccctggtagaactttgcggcaatgatatatcgcactcatggtcgcaccgaagaacgttcaattttgatgcgggatagtcctcaggactttggtacagagagcatatgccatttccgacgcggacagcttaacccaagaacttgcgcatttgatgcctgtttttaaggataatggatactccgagaagcagattcgtcgggctatggagtttggaccatctctggaggtgcatgaagaggaacatggatcggtggcctttcttccctatgcaggacgtatatcgtttaagattggacgaattttaaagaattttaacatcaaaagtgtgttccgaccgccttctaagattagggcactacttggctctgtaaaagatgatctggggcttaggaaagccggtgtatacaaaattccgtgtcagtgtgggaaaacttacattggtcgttcgattcgcacagttcatgacaggtgtgtggaacaccgacaccatacgaggctacaacagccggaaaaatcggcagtagcagaacactgtttaaatgagggacacggcatgaaatatgacgaaacggtggtagttaccaacatttccagtttttggaatagtgtttataaagaggcaattgaaattaggttggcggataatttaatcaatagagacaatgggttccctcttagcaggacgtggaatccggtactatcccgcatcaaaattgaacgttcttcggtgcgaccatgagtgcaatatatcgttgccgcaaagttctaccagaggCGGCgacccttccctgtcttggagggcagcaactgtgacgggcggcgcacgcgccgtgtactgcacggtgggctatataggacgtcgttttgcagccaggcgttagttctcagcgggactcatcagcaagcagcattctcctgaagatggcgaccagttggatcgccgaaatatcgagtcaagttgattttaggatccggcagcaaacccgaagagattttcaagacttattacgccgggaaagcctacgaagtcacttcTGATTGTTGTTTTTTTGCTTCCAAGGATGCATCATtaccattttttgaaacacccCAGCTTGTATCACTTCATATCCACAGATTTCCATCGTTTCTGGCAATGTAGTCCCCGCTGTCACAGTCTTTTTGGCGCATAAGTTCACTGTTTTCATTTTGTAACGTTAATCAGTCATCCTTGAGGAATTCAATATCTTTCTGCAGCAATTGAATAACAGTTTCATTTGCAGTCACTTCACTTTGGATATCAACCTTTTCTTCACTTAAATAGGTCCGTAAACAATCCTGGCAGCACCACAAGAAATTTTAGGTTTACTTTTGCACAGTTTTCATGTAGCCAGAAGTGACAGTTTACGCACAGAATTCCTTTTACAACACTTTTTTGCATTCCTTGCACACTGCACTGCTAAATGTTTGCTTTTTTGAGAGAGGTGCACTATTTCACTGACCTATTGGTGCCATCTTTCTTGTGTAATACTAAAGGGAAGCCTTAGTAAGGACCCTTCCATCAAATTAAGAGTAAATAATATGTCTAGGGAAAGGATCACAAGGAATCTGGGTGGCATGATTGACGAAAAGTTATCTTTCAAATTACATACACAGATCACTTCTGACAAGACAGAAAAACTattaaagaaactgacaagaatcaTTACAATAGACGTCCAGTGACCGTTAAGATGTATGAGAGTGTATTGCTGTGCAATTTTTGAGTCCATCATATGCTTCACGGCCAGTATGTGGGTGCACAAACTGAGCCTTCCGATAAACAAAACCACTGTTCAGTGCAGGCATAGAATGGTGGTGTTACAATTGTTGGGTGCCTTTGGAACCATGTCAGTGGATGCCCTCTATGTGGTCCTTGGTCTCTGTGATAACACGTAAAATTGTTGTTAGTTGTCGAAATAGGATAGAAAATTGCTGCTAAGAGGGCCACAGCGTGATAGCATCGTTCCAAGTCCTATCCCTCAGATTACCACATATTCATTTAAGTAATGTCAAGAAGTGTAATTTTAGTATAATGGCATTGTATGTCAAGCACCTAGCTCTATTTATACGAAAACCTAGAAACTTACATGTTAACAAAATGCTTACATTACATTTAGATATAGACCAAAAGGGCTAAGGCTCAAGGAGTGCTCTCAGGTTCCCTcttttggcatagttggtgatAGGATCcatttttattttaacatttttgtgtgtTAGCAGTTGTAATTAATTTTTCACTTTGTCTTTTCTGGGGTTTTATATTATGTTTATTTTCCAAGTATTGAAATGCTGCAAACAAATATTGTCAAGTCACTATAAACTGGTCCACCTCCACAtggtggttcatctataaaggagtccgtataggacactagtgcaacctatttttgagtattgctcaagtgtttgggatccacaccagatcagAGTAAGGGAAAGaccttgaagcaattcagaggtagactgttagatttgttactgctggGTTAGAACAATGTGCAAGTATTgtagagatgcttcaggaatccCTATAGGCAAGATGGCATTGTTTTCAAGGAACACTTTTGAAAAaagttagagaaccagcattttaagTGGAGTGCAGAAAAATTCtggtgccaccaacatacatttcatataaggaccatgaagataagacacAAGAAATTTGGTTACATatggagacatataggcagtcagttttccctcactgtatttgcaaatggaacaggaaaggaaataactagtggtGGTACAATGTACACTCCAACAAGCAccttatggtggcttgtggagtacatatgtagatgtagaagattttcATTTTCCGTCTATAAATCGAGGGTCCACAGATATAGAAAAGATTATTTTTATATAGAGCTAAATTTGTTTTAAAGCAATTATCTTGAGCAATTGCTTAGATAACCAATCTGTGAAGTAAACATATTGAATGTGATGACTAGAAATCAGTCTGAATATTTTGACTGAGTGAATATAGAGATAGGAATTGGCAACTACTGGACAATTACACAATCGTTGATGACTTATTTCTGCATGTGTGATCGGGAGGTATCTGTACTTAACAAGTGTCACAAGAAAATAGTTACAAACTACCTGAACAACCGTCAGCAAGCATTTCAAATATTGGGCATCTGTGCCATAACTTCagaagtattgtctgccatttgctAGATACATTTGTCCTGTGGAATGTTCAGTACTGAAGACCATTCGTGGCTCAAGAGCCATGTCAGAGATTTACTATAAAGCAGACAGAACTGCATAGCAGATACAAAAACACTAAAGCTTAGGTGGGGGGAAAAAAGCAATGTGGGAAGCACTTATTGTGTGATTTCTTATCTGTGAAGTTATCAAAAAGTCTAAGGAAGCCTATGATGGCACGAAAAGAAAGATGACAAAATGAAGCTTGAAATACTAACTATGTCTCTGGGTTCCTTTGTTATATTGTTGCActgatgtaatatatatatatatatattagctccTTGTGTAACTACTAATTcaccatgagaaaaaaaaaatattagctcCTTGTGTGACAACTACTTCACTGTAAGTTATGGTTGTTGTGTGCCCTGAGCTATTTATTTGATCGAAAACCATGacacttttaatttcatttttcattgtgGAAGTAACTTTTTGATAGATCATAGACATGTTAATGGTCACTAAACAAAAGCTTGTTTTATAGGCCATTCATAATTTTGTAGAATTACTGGATTTGTGCAAAATATTTTAACTGACATAGCCATTGGTACTTGTATTTAAGGATGGCAGTTGCTTGTGTTTGTCAGTGCCTTCGTTTCTGAAAATGCTTACCCAAATTTTTCTTACATCTATctatttcccttaaaacccacatcctttcatttttccctctccttccctctttcctgacgaagcaactgccagttgcgaaagctcgtaattctgtgtgtgtgtttgtgtgttttgttcatgtgcctgtctgccggcgctttcccgcttggtaagtcttggaatctttgtttttaatatatttatttatttatttacagatattCGTACAATCCTGGTTATCCCACTGGAACTTGCATTGCCCTCATCAATGGTGAGCACAGATCACTGGTGGCTCACATTGGGGCAGCAACCAAATATGACGGTTCATTACTGGATAGCAAGGATGTAACTAAATTACTAGAGCGTATAAAAGTGTTGTACATCGAAGGCTTCTTCTTGACTCACAGTTTTCCGGTGTGTGTTAGACTCATTGAGATATGCAAAGTAAACAAGATACCTTTAATCTTCAATTTAAGTGCTCCGTATGTTTGTGAAAGTCATACACATGAGGTAACTGAGCTTGTTAAGGGTGCTAACATCATATTTGGAAATAGTGCGGAGTTTTATTCCCTTGCCAAGCAGTTGAATATTAAAAACAGTAGCTTAAAAGATATTGTTGTGAAACTTAGAGAAAATTTTTATAATTCTCTTGATGAGAGTAAACTGCAGCATTGTGATGTATCACAGATCTTGAAGGAAGGGAAATTGATTATTGCTACTCAGGGCAAAAATTCTGTTGTTTGTGTTTATGGGAAAACAAGTACAGTTTTAGAAGTAAAAGTTGTAGAAATGGATCTCTCACAAGTGAAAGACACCACAGGTGCTGGAGATTCTTTTGTGGCTGGTGTTCTTGCAGGTATCTTCCACAACTGCAGTCTGGAAACCTGCATTCATTTGGGATGTTGGGCTGCTCAGGAAATTATTAAGCAGATTGGCTGTACAGTCCCTCCTTATCCTCCAGACGGTGCAAGAAAGTTCTTAGAGGGGTAATGTTTTGAAATTGTGATCTGAGTAGGATACTTAATTATTTTGGGATCTAGATTTAAATAAAGTGTTACAAAAAATAAATGCAATTTGTTATAGTTTCTTTCACTTAAAGACAGCAGGACCCTTTTCTACATGTGAAACTCAAAGCATCATATAGCTTGTGTGTACCTGAGTAAAACTGTTAGTcaaatttcaatattttattttatttgtaaccaCGGAGAAATTTTGCAAAGAGGATTGAGAGATATCTTTACCTTTTTAACAAAAATATAACGGAGTAAAGTACAAACCCTGCCACTATTTGAGCCACTGTCTACATATAAGTATTTCTATTTGATACTTTGGTTGAGAAGTTGTCTCACTGTACTCATAGTTCCCAAGTGCAATATTGTCATTATATAATGCTGAAGAATGGACAACAGTGAAATTAACCATCGAACAGGTGCGCCTTTGTGtgccaaccacaaataacattgtcttgtaccATTTCATTATTGCCTCAGCTGAGTGCTAAGTTGTGTTGTCATATGTCCAAGTgaacagcagtaatataaaatcagCTGCATGCTAGGTGAGGGAAAATGTACAATCCATAAAAGAAAATGTCTCAGATTCTGAACTAGTGGCACAATCCTACAACAAGGCAGTTGTATATGAGACAATTAGCAGTCTAATAAGTGATTGGATGCAACTGCATTGTTTAATGCTTCAAGTGTGTCATTACTATGGGGTAAGAATTGTATGCAGTATCAGACTGATATAatggaagtttattttattattttttaattcaaCTGTGATTTTGTTCATTTATGCTTACCTTGGTAACATGAAGACAGCTGTTCATTAAATGTATACAAAGTGTGATGTGTGCCTGCTTGAGGGTTAATTGCACCAGAGATATGTTTTTCATGGATGATATTCATATCAGTAAGAATTGTCAGTCAGCTATAACATTATCACATTGTGGAGTAATGTTGTGGCTCTATTGTTGCATTTCGTAGAATGTTTTCTTTTATTCTTAGTTACTTAGAATAA
It includes:
- the LOC126273188 gene encoding adenosine kinase-like isoform X1, with product MYAQGSTSPDPFIAAFGNPLLDLCVIINDSEILNKYGLQIDGQAEITEEELGIVDDIRVRYSPQYSAGGAAQNSLRVFQWLVREPFKSVYFGGIGTDDRGALLERLVKDAGVSTRYSYNPGYPTGTCIALINGEHRSLVAHIGAATKYDGSLLDSKDVTKLLERIKVLYIEGFFLTHSFPVCVRLIEICKVNKIPLIFNLSAPYVCESHTHEVTELVKGANIIFGNSAEFYSLAKQLNIKNSSLKDIVVKLRENFYNSLDESKLQHCDVSQILKEGKLIIATQGKNSVVCVYGKTSTVLEVKVVEMDLSQVKDTTGAGDSFVAGVLAGIFHNCSLETCIHLGCWAAQEIIKQIGCTVPPYPPDGARKFLEG
- the LOC126273188 gene encoding adenosine kinase-like isoform X2 produces the protein MYAQGSTSPDPFIAAFGNPLLDLCVIINDSEILNKYGLQIDGQAEITEEELGIVDDIRVRYSYNPGYPTGTCIALINGEHRSLVAHIGAATKYDGSLLDSKDVTKLLERIKVLYIEGFFLTHSFPVCVRLIEICKVNKIPLIFNLSAPYVCESHTHEVTELVKGANIIFGNSAEFYSLAKQLNIKNSSLKDIVVKLRENFYNSLDESKLQHCDVSQILKEGKLIIATQGKNSVVCVYGKTSTVLEVKVVEMDLSQVKDTTGAGDSFVAGVLAGIFHNCSLETCIHLGCWAAQEIIKQIGCTVPPYPPDGARKFLEG